A part of Oreochromis niloticus isolate F11D_XX unplaced genomic scaffold, O_niloticus_UMD_NMBU tig00000235_pilon, whole genome shotgun sequence genomic DNA contains:
- the LOC112844473 gene encoding uncharacterized protein LOC112844473, which yields MWNRSDLDPKSVHLRREGGDDVRGQNQCYSRRTSMNRYAFITEDFSLTLRKPTKTDSGNYTCSISAGGEERRLRDIQLQVKDEQKMVTVREGSKSVILPCSTKPNVSEDTTVEWTRSDLGLIMVDAYPNRNDDPMTQDDLYTNRTKMNEDLLRTGDLSLTLKKPTERDSGGYICTIHKDKDILRQKVVLQVKEPFASWAHVLAVIAGFLVLLLLLVVSGGLLYYFRHYFMSVYIVEVDSGVESVLLPCKAIVRFLENPRVEWKDRDDRTVHVYENGCDQHEQQHRFYRGRTEMNRNPLEFRDLSLTLKHPTDDDNSTYTFPQVDVDSGEASILLPCKTTQNLPRNAKIEWWDRFNRKVHMYENGSDQLEDQGNRYRDRTQINEDLLETGDLSLTLKYPTDWDADIYTCTVSFSFISETYWCLYNSCCVCCPFSLRGGGGGRGGVCPTAIQNHRKPA from the exons ATGTGGAATCGCAGTGACCTGGATCCCAAATCTGTACACCTACGACGAGAAGGAGGAGACGATGTTAGAGGACAAAACCAGTGTTACAGCAGGCGCACATCAATGAATCGTTACGCTTTCATTACAGAAgacttcagcctcactctgaggaAACCCACAAAGACTGACAGCGGAAACTACACCTGCTCCATCAGTGCTGGAGGAGAAGAACGGAGACTTAGAGACATccagctgcaggtcaaag ATGAGCAGAAAATGGTGACGGTGAGGGAAGGGTCAAAGTCTGTCATCCTGCCCTGCAGCACAAAACCTAACGTGTCTGAAGACACCACAGTGGAGTGGACTCGCTCTGACCTCGGACTCATAATGGTGGATGCTTATCCAAACAGAAACGATGACCCTATGACTCAGGACGACCTTTACACAAACAGaacaaagatgaatgaagacctgctgagaactggagacctcagtctgaccttaaaaaaacccacagagagagacagtggggGATACATCTGCACCATCCACAAGGACAAAGACATCCTGAGACAAAAAGTagtgctgcaggtcaaag AACCATTTGCATCTTGGGCCCACGTTCTAGCGGTTATCGCAGGTTTCCTGGTTCTCCTGTTGCTTCTTGTGGTTTCTGGAGGTCTTTTATATTATTTTCGTCACTATTTCATGTCAG tttACATagtggaggtggattcaggggtggagtctgtcctgctgccctgcAAAGCTATAGTCAGATTCCTCGAAAACCCTAGAGTGGAGTGGAAGGACAGAGACGACAGGACAGTCCATGTGTATGAGAATGGATGTGACCAGCATGAACAACAGCATCGGTTTTACAGAGGACGAACAGAGATGAACAGAAACCCGCTGGAATTtagagacctcagtctgaccctgaaacatcCCACAGATGACGACAActccacctacacct tcccccaggTGGATGTGGATTCTGGGGAGGCGTCTATCCTCCTGCCCTGCAAAACTACACAAAACCTGCCTAGAAATGCTAAAATAGAGTGGTGGGACAGATTCAACAGGAAGGTCCACATGTATGAGAATGGATCTGACCAGCTTGAAGATCAGGGCAACCGTTACAGAGACCGAACACAGATAAATGAAGACCTGCtggaaactggagacctcagtctgaccctgaaataccccacagactGGGACGCAGAcatctacacctgcaccgtct ctttctctttcatttctgaAACCTACTGGTGTCTGTACAActcatgttgtgtttgctgTCCCTTCAGTCTgcgaggtggaggtggaggaagggGCGGAGTCTGTCCAACTGCCATACAAAACCACAGAAAACCCGCCTGA